In one Culex quinquefasciatus strain JHB chromosome 2, VPISU_Cqui_1.0_pri_paternal, whole genome shotgun sequence genomic region, the following are encoded:
- the LOC119767790 gene encoding gamma-tubulin complex component 4 homolog: MDTVEKLNVQHKEKEDWRMPLVRSQSISNGQQRKQKVAGEKRFATVKESLWGEQEYEFFKKFHQLQMDENLNIAKFEHIVDEIKVRVTEQMSEIAIKEADLVKQLKLIKDYYLLGRGELYSELLKQTKSMRTLFSKGITDASSRDLNRAFQLAANSVNITEDIEQFSFALPPKDEVESACYETKSILSYITLKYKVKWPLHLLFSPKTLDKYNEMFRFLLRIRKIQYDIHQVWTFQRESKIKKNSELLQFRNKLMFLIDNLQYYLQADVLESQFSILMAAIGETKDFERIQRAHTVFQANVLSLCFLMSNNSASDMTNTTGVIHVNENPVLTILDKVLVLVDKFCSFCTSCKDPMTKIERQEFNGYDQAFKNHVDSLLKLLIGLKAGPSSAPLSQLLLRLDFNHWFSNNSQTASS; the protein is encoded by the exons gcGTATGCCCTTGGTGAGGAGCCAGTCAatatcaaatgggcagcagcgaaaGCAAAAGGTCGCTGGCGAGAAGCGGTTTGCGACGGTTAAGGAGAGCTTGTGGGGCGAGCAGGAGTACGAGTTCTTCAAGAAATTCCATCAGCTTCAGATGGATGAGAATTTGAACATTGCCAAGTTTGAGCACATCGTGGACGAGATTAAGGTCCGGGTTACGGAGCAGATGTCCGAGATCGCCATTAAGGAGGCGGATTTGGTGAAGCAGTTGAAGCTGATCAAGGATTACTATCTGTTGGGACGGGGAGAACTCTACTCTGAACTGCTCAAGCAGACAAAGTCGATGCGAACGCTGTTCTCCAAAGGCATTACCGATGCTTCGTCGCGTGACCTGAACCGGGCCTTCCAGCTGGCCGCAAACAGCGTCAACATCACGGAAGATATCGAGCAGTTCTCGTTCGCGCTTCCCCCGAAGGACGAAGTGGAAAGCGCCTGTTACGAAACCAAGAGCATTCTCAGCTACATCACGCTCAAGTACAAGGTAAAGTGGCCACTCCACCTGCTTTTTTCGCCCAAAACCCTCGACAAGTACAACGAGATGTTCCGGTTTCTGCTGCGCATCCGGAAGATCCAGTACGACATCCACCAGGTTTGGACCTTCCAGCGAGAGAgtaaaatcaagaaaaactCCGAACTGCTCCAGTTCCGCAACAAGCTGATGTTCCTGATCGACAACCTGCAGTACTACCTGCAGGCGGACGTCCTGGAGAGCCAGTTCAGCATCCTGATGGCCGCGATCGGCGAAACGAAGGACTTTGAACGGATCCAACGGGCGCACACGGTCTTCCAAGCGAACGTGCTCAGCTTGTGCTTCCTGATGTCGAACAACAGCGCAAGCGACATGACCAACACGACCGGAGTCATCCACGTCAACGAGAACCCGGTGCTAACAATCCTCGATAAGGTGCTGGTCCTGGTGGACAAGTTTTGCTCGTTCTGCACCAGTTGCAAAGATCCGATGACGAAGATCGAGCGGCAAGAGTTTAACGGATACGATCAAGC CTTCAAGAACCACGTGGACTCCCTGCTGAAGCTGTTGATCGGCCTCAAGGCCGGCCCAAGCAGTGCCCCACTCTCCCAGTTGCTCCTACGGCTGGACTTTAACCACTGGTTTAGTAACAACTCGCAAACTGCTTCGTCTTAA
- the LOC6043202 gene encoding LOW QUALITY PROTEIN: protein arginine N-methyltransferase 6 (The sequence of the model RefSeq protein was modified relative to this genomic sequence to represent the inferred CDS: inserted 1 base in 1 codon): protein MDIENAINGTYFDSYEDLEIHRIMLTDKPRQDAYQQAILGHRDLFEGKTVLDVGAGTGILSVFCAQAGAKRVYAVEASNLARLAREVVKENGFEGVVEVVESKVEDFQLPEGEGKVDIIVSEWMGFFLLHEGMLDSVIYARDKFLKPSGLMFPDTATIYVAPCSVPGRFDEFESLSGVSLRCFGRELRKQKSDKPEILNVEXDQLLHEGHIMAWLDLKEVSTDDLNEFDMKEVLIIQRAGKFQGVCIWFDCSFPSGNASEPTKEVILSTNPNSPATHWKQSVILLPEDACETVDKLDPIAFSLSLARNAEHRRRYNLQLTLLDAEKEEHSLPCECVMTKCILMKAHLQSMEVDQ from the exons ATGGACATTGAGAACGCAATCAACGGGACGTACTTCGACAGCTATGAAGATTTGGAG ATCCACCGCATCATGCTGACGGACAAGCCGCGCCAGGACGCGTACCAGCAGGCCATCCTCGGCCACCGCGATCTGTTCGAGGGCAAAACCGTGCTGGACGTGGGCGCCGGAACGGGCATTCTGTCGGTGTTTTGCGCCCAAGCCGGCGCGAAACGGGTCTACGCCGTTGAAGCGTCCAACCTGGCTCGACTTGCGCGAGAGGTCGTCAAAGAGAACGGGTTTGAGGGGGTCGTTGAGGTGGTTGAGAGTAAGGTGGAGGATTTTCAGCTGCCGGAAGGTGAGGGGAAGGTGGACATTATCGTTTCGGAGTGGATGGGATTCTTTCTGCTGCACGAGGGCATGCTGGATTCGGTGATTTACGCGCGGGACAAGTTTTTGAAGCCGAGCGGGTTGATGTTTCCGGATACGGCCACGATTTATGTGGCTCCGTGCAGCGTGCCGGGCAGGTTCGACGAGTTTGAGAGCTTGTCGGGGGTGAGTTTGCGGTGCTTTGGGCGGGAGTTGCGCAAGCAAAAGTCGGACAAGCCGGAAATATTGAACGTGG GGGATCAGCTGCTTCACGAGGGTCACATCATGGCGTGGTTGGATCTGAAGGAGGTCAGCACGGACGATTTGAACGAGTTCGACATGAAGGAGGTGCTGATCATCCAGAGGGCGGGCAAGTTCCAGGGCGTTTGCATTTGGTTCGACTGCAGCTTTCCCAGCGGGAACGCGAGCGAACCGACGAAGGAGGTGATCCTGAGCACGAATCCCAACAGTCCGGCGACGCACTGGAAGCAGAGCGTGATTTTGCTGCCGGAGGATGCGTGCGAGACGGTGGACAAGCTGGACCCGATTGCGTTCAGTTTGAGCTTGGCGCGGAATGCGGAACACCGACGAAG ATACAACCTGCAGCTGACGCTGCTGGACGCGGAAAAGGAAGAGCACAGCTTACCTTGCGAGTGCGTAATGACCAAGTGCATCCTTATGAAGGCCCACCTGCAGTCGATGGAGGTTGATCAATAA
- the LOC119767791 gene encoding gamma-tubulin complex component 4 homolog — protein MDTVEKLNVQHKEKEDWRMPLVRSQSISNGQQRKQKVAGEKRFATVKESLWGEQEYEFFKKFHQLQMDENLNIAKFEHIVDEIKVRVTEQMSEIAIKEADLVKQLKLIKDYYLLGRGELYSELLKQTKSMRTLFSKGITDASSRDLNRAFQLAANSVNITEDIEQFSFALPPKDEVESACYETKSILSYITLKYKVKWPLHLLFSPKTLDKYNEMFRFLLRIRKIQYDIHQVWTFQRESKIKKNSELLQFRNKLMFLIDNLQYYLQADVLESQFSILMAAIGETKDFERIQRAHTVFQANVLSLCFLMSNNSASDMTNTTGVIHVNENPVLTILDKVLVLVDKFCSFCTSCKDPMTKIERQEFNGYDQAFKNHVDSLLKLLIGLKAGPSSAPLSQLLLRLDFNHWFSNNSQTASS, from the exons atggaTACCGTGGAGAAACTGAACGTACAACATAAGGAAAAGGAAGACTG gcGTATGCCCTTGGTGAGGAGCCAGTCAatatcaaatgggcagcagcgaaaGCAAAAGGTCGCTGGCGAGAAGCGGTTTGCGACGGTTAAGGAGAGCTTGTGGGGCGAGCAGGAGTACGAGTTCTTCAAGAAATTCCATCAGCTTCAGATGGATGAGAATTTGAACATTGCCAAGTTTGAGCACATCGTGGACGAGATTAAGGTCCGGGTTACGGAGCAGATGTCCGAGATCGCCATTAAGGAGGCGGATTTGGTGAAGCAGTTGAAGCTGATCAAGGATTACTATCTGTTGGGACGGGGAGAACTCTACTCTGAACTGCTCAAGCAGACAAAGTCGATGCGAACGCTGTTCTCCAAAGGCATTACCGATGCTTCGTCGCGTGACCTGAACCGGGCCTTCCAGCTGGCCGCAAACAGCGTCAACATCACGGAAGATATCGAGCAGTTCTCGTTCGCGCTTCCCCCGAAGGACGAAGTGGAAAGCGCCTGTTACGAAACCAAGAGCATTCTCAGCTACATCACGCTCAAGTACAAGGTAAAGTGGCCACTCCACCTGCTTTTTTCGCCCAAAACCCTCGACAAGTACAACGAGATGTTCCGGTTTCTGCTGCGCATCCGGAAGATCCAGTACGACATCCACCAGGTTTGGACCTTCCAGCGAGAGAgtaaaatcaagaaaaactCCGAACTGCTCCAGTTCCGCAACAAGCTGATGTTCCTGATCGACAACCTGCAGTACTACCTGCAGGCGGACGTCCTGGAGAGCCAGTTCAGCATCCTGATGGCCGCGATCGGCGAAACGAAGGACTTTGAACGGATCCAACGGGCGCACACGGTCTTCCAAGCGAACGTGCTCAGCTTGTGCTTCCTGATGTCGAACAACAGCGCAAGCGACATGACCAACACGACCGGAGTCATCCACGTCAACGAGAACCCGGTGCTAACAATCCTCGATAAGGTGCTGGTCCTGGTGGACAAGTTTTGCTCGTTCTGCACCAGTTGCAAAGATCCGATGACGAAGATCGAGCGGCAAGAGTTTAACGGATACGATCAAGC CTTCAAGAACCACGTGGACTCCCTGCTGAAGCTGTTGATCGGCCTCAAGGCCGGCCCAAGCAGTGCCCCACTCTCCCAGTTGCTCCTACGGCTGGACTTTAACCACTGGTTTAGTAACAACTCGCAAACTGCTTCGTCTTAA
- the LOC119766303 gene encoding LOW QUALITY PROTEIN: uncharacterized protein LOC119766303 (The sequence of the model RefSeq protein was modified relative to this genomic sequence to represent the inferred CDS: inserted 1 base in 1 codon), with protein MFSLDDGKQKKLLNEPEVVPEELLYASQKEEDKSEEGPEIIKLPDQPQATPCTIPLATPHASRLLPDVNQDDSSCRAKSDTGETREIIKLPDQPQATPRTIPLATPHASRLLPDVNQDDSSCRAKSDTGETREIIKLPDQPQATPRTIPLATPHASRLLPDVNQDDSSCRAKSDTGETREIIKLPPHASRLLSQVTPVVSQEDRGDVNGKMVDRELSRQIKAVDEMVKRFAEVSRLEFPGVDEKDEALASSGGLKRQKIEPVAQGPQNPHPPITLTRTPLKLSAVEASNLARLAREVVKENGFEGVVEVVESKVEDFQLPEGEGKVDIIVSEWMGFFLLHEGMLDSVIYARDKFLKPSGLMFPDTATIYVAPCSVPGRFDEFESLSGVSLRCFGRELRKQKSDKPEILNVEXDQLLHEGHIMAWLDLKEVSTDDLNEFDMKEVLIIQRAGKFQGVCIWFDCSFPSGNASEPTKEVILSTNPNSPATHWKQSVILLPEDACETVDKLDPIAFSLSLARNAEHRRRYNLQLTLLDAEKEEHSLPCECVMTKCILMKAHLQSMEVDQ; from the exons ATGTTCTCTTTG GACgacggcaaacaaaaaaaactgctaaACGAGCCAGAAGTCGTGCCGGAAGAGCTGCTCTACGCCTCGCAAAAGGAAGAG gacAAAAGTGAAGAGGGGCCGGAGATTATCAAGCTTCCGGATCAGCCACAAGCCACGCCCTGCACTATACCACTAGCCACGCCCCACGCCTCGAGATTATTGCCGGATGTCAACCAGGACGACAGCTCGTGCCGCGCCAAGTCCGATACCGGCGAAACGCGAGAGATTATCAAGCTTCCGGATCAGCCACAAGCCACGCCTCGCACTATACCACTAGCCACGCCTCACGCCTCGAGATTATTGCCGGATGTCAACCAGGACGACAGCTCGTGCCGCGCCAAGTCCGATACCGGCGAAACGCGAGAGATTATCAAGCTTCCGGATCAGCCACAAGCCACGCCTCGCACTATACCACTAGCCACGCCTCACGCCTCGAGATTATTGCCGGATGTCAACCAGGACGACAGCTCGTGCCGCGCCAAGTCCGATACCGGCGAAACGCGAGAGATTATCAAGCTTCCGCCTCACGCCTCGAGATTGTTGTCACAGGTCACTCCGGTCGTCAGCCAAGAGGACAGAGGTGACGTGAACGGGAAGATGGTGGATAGAGaactg AGCCGGCAGATAAAAGCGGTTGACGAAATGGTGAAACGTTTCGCAGAAGTATCCCGCCTGGAGTTCCCGGGCGTGGACGAGAAGGATGAAGCGTTGGCCTCGAGCGGAGGTTTGAAGCGGCAAAAGATCGAACCAGTTGCCCAGGGTCCACAAAATCCGCACCCTCCGATAACCCTTACCCGAACACCACTCAAA TTGTCCGCCGTTGAAGCGTCCAACCTGGCTCGACTTGCGCGAGAGGTCGTCAAAGAGAACGGGTTTGAGGGGGTCGTTGAGGTGGTTGAGAGTAAGGTGGAGGATTTTCAGCTGCCGGAAGGTGAGGGGAAGGTGGACATTATCGTTTCGGAGTGGATGGGATTCTTTCTGCTGCACGAGGGCATGCTGGATTCGGTGATTTACGCGCGGGACAAGTTTTTGAAGCCGAGCGGGTTGATGTTTCCGGATACGGCCACGATTTATGTGGCTCCGTGCAGCGTGCCGGGCAGGTTCGACGAGTTTGAGAGCTTGTCGGGGGTGAGTTTGCGGTGCTTTGGGCGGGAGTTGCGCAAGCAAAAGTCGGACAAGCCGGAAATATTGAACGTGG GGGATCAGCTGCTTCACGAGGGTCACATCATGGCGTGGTTGGATCTGAAGGAGGTCAGCACGGACGATTTGAACGAGTTCGACATGAAGGAGGTGCTGATCATCCAGAGGGCGGGCAAGTTCCAGGGCGTTTGCATTTGGTTCGACTGCAGCTTTCCCAGCGGGAACGCGAGCGAACCGACGAAGGAGGTGATCCTGAGCACGAATCCCAACAGTCCGGCGACGCACTGGAAGCAGAGCGTGATTTTGCTGCCGGAGGATGCGTGCGAGACGGTGGACAAGCTGGACCCGATTGCGTTCAGTTTGAGCTTGGCGCGGAATGCGGAACACCGACGAAG ATACAACCTGCAGCTGACGCTGCTGGACGCGGAAAAGGAAGAGCACAGCTTACCTTGCGAGTGCGTAATGACCAAGTGCATCCTTATGAAGGCCCACCTGCAGTCGATGGAGGTTGATCAATAA
- the LOC6043199 gene encoding parafibromin — MADPLSLLRQYNINKKEIIERDGQIIFGEFSWPKNVKTNYLKYGSGKKGAPKEYYTLECLLYILKNVALQHSVYVRQAAAEDIPAVNRPDRKELLQYLNGETNTCASIDKSAPLEIPTQIKRPAESDTLENLAKKARYEDTQVQKVKEQLAARFDVNKKEASVNIDNIKSLSETMSVEKIAAIKAKRLANKKVTIKRTDNDDAMGVGPDLRAILDFDVDSTKDIISRERQWRTRTTILQSNGKIFAKNILAILQGIKNREEGRGRPQAPAIKLPEPPRVTRPQPQPAQYNRYDQERFNRQKEETEGFKIDTMGTYHGMSLKLVTEGSAAQKKAQQAAQNNNSSAALSANLPPGRPKEMIPTAQARMLPQGNANKRQSKTPIIIIPAATTSLITMYNARDILQDLKFLTTDEKKAKGGVRDNEVLVQRQKAGGLTVPYRVIDNPIKLTAQDWNRVVAVFVMGPAWQFKGWPWDGNPVEIFSKIAAFHLRYDEMKLDANVARWAVTVLNVSRTKRHLDKASLMVFWEKLDLYMSKYKPDLRF, encoded by the exons ATGGCCGATCCGCTAAGTCTGCTGCGGCAGTACAACATCAACAAGAAGGAGATCATCGAGCGCGACGGGCAGATCATCTTTGGCGAGTTTTCCTGGCCCAAGAACGTCAAAACAAACTATCTCAAATATGG TTCCGGCAAGAAGGGGGCCCCGAAGGAGTACTACACGTTGGAGTGTTTGCTGTACATCTTGAAGAATGTGGCGCTGCAGCACTCGGTGTACGTTCGGCAGGCGGCCGCGGAGGATATTCCGGCGGTGAACCGTCCGGATCGAAAGGAGCTGCTGCAGTACCTGAACGGGGAGACCAACACCTGTGCCAGTATCGACAAGAGTGCGCCGTTGGAGATTCCGACGCAGATCAAGCGGCCGGCCGAGTCGGACACGTTGGAAAATTTGGCGAAGAAAGCGCGCTATGAGGACACTCAGGTGCAGAAGGTCAAGGAGCAGCTGGCGGCCAGGTTTGATGTGAACAAGAAGGAAGCTTCGGTCAACATCGACAACATCAAGTCGCTGTCGGAGACGATGTCCGTGGAGAAGATTGCCGCGATTAAGGCGAAACGTTTGGCCAACAAGAAGGTCACGATCAAGCGGACGGACAATGATGATGCGATGGGCGTGGGGCCGGATCTGAGGGCGATTCTCGACTTTGACGTCGATTCCACGAAGGACATCATCAGCAGGGAACGGCAATGGCGCACGCGGACGACGATCCTCCAGAGCAACGGCAAGATCTTCGCCAAGAACATTCTGGCCATTCTGCAGGGCATCAAGAACCGCGAGGAAGGCCGCGGCCGACCACAAGCACCGGCCATCAAGCTTCCGGAGCCGCCACGCGTGACACGACCCCAACCCCAGCCGGCCCAGTACAATCGTTACGATCAGGAACGGTTCAACCGGCAAAAGGAGGAAACCGAGGGCTTCAAGATCGACACCATGGGAACGTACCACGGAATGTCGCTGAAGCTGGTGACGGAGGGATCGGCGGCGCAAAAGAAGGCCCAACAGGCGGCCcagaacaacaacagcagcgcgGCCCTGTCGGCGAATTTGCCCCCGGGCCGGCCAAAGGAGATGATCCCGACCGCACAGGCCCGCATGCTGCCCCAGGGCAACGCCAACAAGCGCCAGAGCAAGACCCCGATCATCATCATTCCGGCGGCCACGACCAGCCTGATCACGATGTACAACGCGCGCGACATTCTGCAGGACTTGAA atttttaaccACGGACGAAAAGAAAGCCAAGGGAGGCGTGCGGGACAATGAGGTTCTGGTTCAG CGCCAAAAGGCGGGCGGCCTGACTGTGCCGTACCGGGTCATCGACAACCCGATCAAGCTGACCGCGCAGGACTGGAACCGCGTAGTAGCCGTGTTCGTGATGGGCCCGGCGTGGCAGTTCAAGGGTTGGCCCTGGGACGGCAACCCCGTGgaaattttctcgaaaa TCGCGGCCTTCCACTTGCGGTACGACGAGATGAAGCTGGACGCGAACGTGGCCCGCTGGGCCGTCACCGTGCTGAACGTGTCCCGAACGAAGCGCCATCTGGATAAGGCCAGCCTGATGGTGTTCTGGGAGAAGCTCGATCTGTACATGAGCAAGTACAAGCCGGATCTGCGCTTCTAG